GAGTTTCCATGAGAAGCTTATTGTCGTCAACTAATTCTAAATTATATTGCTACTCTCCTAATTGctcaaataattttctttctgtATGTGCTTCATATTGTGGTGGTTATAGGTTAAGATTAATTTTGTATACTTGGTTATAGGGCTCGGCTGAAGTTGTGTATACCAGAAGAAGTGATGCATTTGCAGCTCTTAAGCGGTATAATAATGTTCTCTTGGACGGAAAGCCCATGAGGATTGAAATTGTAGGTGCGAATCCAGGAATGCCTGTCTCAGCTCGTGTGAATGTCTCTGGAGCAAACGGAACGAGGAAGAGGACAGTTGTTATGACGtaagttatttattttgatcccccccccccccctctctctctctctctctctcagaatACTTGAATATAACTTGCAAAGTTTGATGAGTCCCTATTGTGGTTGTAACAAAAGTTAAATGATTGAAATCACATATGATGCTTATCAGTTTTGAATTTGTTGGCATTTTCTTGTTGAAAGATTTCTGGGGTTTATCCAAGGATGTTTTGTTTCAACCACGGTTCTTTAATACCTGGACTTGGGTTATTTGGTCTcacgtttatatatatatataaatctttcttttggtatttttaattgGGTATAATTATCAAAATATGTTTTCATTCAAGATATAGTGTTTGCCATCTGAAGATCAGTTTGCGTGTCTAAAACTTTGATATTGTGCTGCAATTTATCTTCCACTCATGAATGCTTTGTAGTTTGTATGAGGTGCTATTCTTGTTAAGTCAGCAATGACGGATACATTTTTCCAAGGCTTTATAAATAAAAGCTCTACAAATTTAGgatttctctatttatttattgctttCTAACACTGTTGCTAGTTCTCTACTGATGCTTGAAATTATGCAGGCCTGGAGCTGGCCCAAGTGGAGTCTTTGCTGCCGGTCAACGAGGCGCCAGGTAATTCTTTTGCATGCAAATATTATTGTGGTCTTATATACATGTTGGCTGTTAATATAATTGCGTATTTTAAATTATCAAGATCACTTGTGAATAATTTGCtcttctttcatcttttttgatTATCTAgtgtaccttttttttatttaaataaggtCGCTTTTGTGTACCTTGTTCAAATTGGATGAAGTATCGTAGGCTTTGTTCCTTATTGGCTGAGACTTATTTTATCTCGGAAATTTGTCTGGGAAGAAAATGAGCCTATCTAAGCTTTTTGGTATTGGGATGTTTTAGGCTTGGGTTGCTGGTTGAAGTTGTCTCAATTGTGACTAAACTTGAGTTTGGCTCTAACTTGGCTTGCCCAGTCTAGCTGACCTTATTCATGTTCGAAGAGATATCATAGGCTATGTTGTCTGTGTGTTTGAGAACCTTTTCAACTAAAATTTGTGGAGAAGATGAGCTTAGCTGAACTTTGTGTGACCTCTAAGCTTTGCTTGGTTGAAGTTGGATTAAGCTTGACCCGGGCTTGAGCTTGACTCAAACCAAGCCAGCATTTTTCATATATGCTTGACTGAGTTCTAACTGGCTCTTGAACCTGATTTAATCTTTTCCTATTGTTGAAACTGTTCATACAATTTAGTGTGAGACCTTAGTCAGCAGTTAGGTGGGTCTGCATCCAATAGTCTCCATAGGTGCATGGCAGATGTTCGCTGGAacagtttttagtttttactatGTGCTTTTGTGGGTATATGTAATCAAAATGCCTGTCAAAAGGAGAATCTTGAAGCTGTTCAAGTGGAATTTCCAATGTCATTTTCTAGTTGGACTTTTCTTCCTGATGGTATTGATGAAGACTTTGAGTATTCTAAGATTCTGTTTTTGTGCCATAAGACAGAAGTTCTGTCAAGGGTAACTGCATAATAGGTATAAAGCAAATGTTGTAACTGTGATTGCATCTGGCCTAGATATTTGCAACTAATTTATATGTTGCTGGATCTTCTTGTAGTCGGAGCCGTCGTGGTGGTATGATTGGCCGTGGCCGTGCCCGAGGTCGAGGCGGAAGCGGAGgcggaggtggaggtggaggtggaggtggaggtggaggtggaggtggaggcaGAGGCAGAGGCGGAGGTGGAGGCCGTGGCCGTGGCCAAGGCCGCGGCCGTGAAAAGAACCATCCTGTTGAGATGTCTGTGGACGATCTTAATCTGGACCTGGATAACTATCATGCTGAAGCCAAGCACCCTTGAGTTTCAAGCTGTGGAACTGCTTAGGGAACTGCTCTGGTTCAGGAATTAAACCTTTAGTAGTCAACATTAGCCATGTCAGCTGTACAAATTGGTTATTTCTTTGGTGGCTTGTATCTGTTTTTGTTTAATGCTTAGATTGCAAGCTTGCACCAGCGCTGATGAAGCTGTTGGATGATTCTCTAAACTTAGTTTTCtttgcaaaattttatttttattttttatgcttcaACCTATGTTTTTAGTTGCTTTTGTATCATCTATTTGTTGCAAGTGCAGGAATGTTGGTATTTTATTTGCCGACCGTCCTTGGACCAATTGGCATTGCCTCCCCTGCCATAGCTGGAAGGTGAAATCATGAGTTCATTCCCATTTGAGGCAGCATGTGATGTGGTGAGAGAGACGGAGTCGTGTATTtagaaatgagaaaataaatacaaaaaaaaaaaaggaaaaaaaaaaaaaagaaaagaaaaaaaaaaaagaagcagcaGTCCATGTGTTGGATCTGCATATAACAAGGATCTTTGCTTTGATGGGTGTTTTGAAATAGACTCCTTCACTTGATGATCTTTCTCCAAGATTAGTTACAATCATTTTGTGGTCGAAATCATGTCTACCCATTATAAACACTCAAGACACTCGAACCCATAGAAACTTCTCTTTCAGATCCTGTTCTTTGTAGAACTTTGTCTTCGGAGGTCTTGAACAATTGTCGCTGCCTGCTGCGATGAACATTGTCGCAAATGACAGCATGGCGCGGTGGGTTTCTTGGTTGGTACGTTGGGCTGCGCGTGAGCATGCCTGGTTATTTCTTTTGGCTGTGAATATACCCAATATATTCAGCGTCTCCCATGCCATTGATTATGAACTCCCAATCCCATGCAATCATCTGATGCCAAACTTGTTGATGTTGGATTGCTAAGAGGAAAAAACTACAGGGACTCTTGATagaacatttttaaaaaagaaaaaagacaaaaacaaaaacaaatatcgGAGCCCAGCTGGTTGAGTACTCGCTAAGGACTTGATTGGGTACCCTAGCTGAgttcaagctcgagctcgaccTTGGCTAGGGACTTTGTGAGCCGAATTTGAACACATGCTCAATTCGAGTCAGAGTCTAGTTTAAACATGTGTCTTTAGTCAAGTTGAGCCAAGAAATTCAATATCCAGCTCTGCCCGGCTCAATTATAGGCCTAGATGCTGGCCATTTGAGGAGTCGAGTTGGTTGGTTGCTAGTTCAGTAGAACTCCATGAAATGTGGTCAAATGCTTGCAATGGTAACAGAAATTAACCTCGCCCACAATCTAGACCGTCCCTTTTGTTGATCTTAAACCTCATAGGGAGGGGCTGGTTGAGGTGAATCTCTACCTTGAGGATGAGTCCTAGTTTTCTCGATGAAATGATGCCAACTGCAACTTTTGTGGAGAGAAGATAGAGAAGCCTATGGATTTGGATCAACAGCCAAGGACCTTGGTCGAgatattaaaatttgaaagtctcatattttagaaaatttgagggATCCGAAACCGTTGTGGAGCCAACATAAATAGGAGGGAAAGAAGAGACAAAAAGGAGGGAAAGAGAGGAGAGACTACTAGGGGTGTGGTAGCATCTGGGGACCGACTTGGTTCAATTATTTGACTACTTTTAGCTCCTCATTTAACTGCTGAATAATCCTTTGATAAATAATTTCCCTACCCAATTGCCCTACACATCACGAAGTTTTGGCTGTGTCAAGACTCAAGATTCATGAACAACTCCCCCTCAGAAAATTTGGTTGAAACAAGAAACTTCCCATGAGTTCCCATTTTCAGCAGAAccaaataaatctaaaaataatgacgagaataaaattgaaatgaagCTTGATGTTTAAATTGCTtctgaaaaaaataagataTCAATCCAATATTTATACATCTTTAAACCAATAGATACAATCTAGgcaagaataaaaataaaaaaataaaaaaagatttgagaaCTTTTACAATAGATATGGGTACCCCTTttcatgctctttttttttcttcttctatattGGTATTTCCCCTAATGGCAGGTGAAACCGCGGGGGGGGGGGACTATGTAATCATGATAATTCTTTATACAAAAGAGATGTGCAATGGgcaaaaaacccaataaaaagaTTTGAGAACTTTTACAATAGATATGGGTACCCCTTTTcatgctcttttttttcttcttctatattGGTATTTCCCCTAATGGCAGGTGAAACCGCGGGGGGGGGGGACTATGTAATCATGATAATTCTTTATACAAAAGAGATGTGCAATGTGCAAAAAACCCAATAACAAAAAAGGACACCTAACCTCAGACtccaaaaaaagagagtaattgTTGTTATTGTGGAGCATTTGCATCTCCTTTTAGATGTAGTCCTCCAGTCACATCCTTCGTGAAAAGCTTTTTAACCACTTCATTCCAGCTTGTCCTTCCACCAGTGGACTTTGACTTGGTGTTCGAGGCATCTTCTCCCCGACTCTCTGAAGGCTCTGCATCATTGTCCTGAGAGGATACCTCCTCAGAGGTGGTCACTGCATGAGGGATATTCAAACTGACAGCTCTTTCCAATGCatctttgtgttctttttcaAAAGTCTGCATCCTATTGAGTTTTTGTACTTTAGGAGCGGTTGTTACAGTCTTGGAAGTGCTTTCCTTCATTCTCTAAGGGAAGAATGCCATATGGTATTAGCAACTTAGTAACTTATTCAACAGACAGTTGAAACACTAAAAGTCCACtccgaaaaaagaaaaaataaacactaaaAGTCCAAAAGTTAGCAGGCCAGTCTTATATAAGAAAACAATAGCATCAATAGTTTATCATCAGGGAGATATTCAACATGTCCTGCAGAAGTTGATTACATACAGTTTGGCATGCATATATATGGTGGAATGCAGGAAACATGCATCAGAGAATATCTAAGATTAAACTGCATTTTCTCCGCAATCAATTAGAAAGTTATtccacatttttaataatatcttATATTTGCTGTAACAACCGCTCCTAATTTCTATTGGATGCACAAGACAGACATATGATTGACAGTTTGATCAACTGATGATATTTGCTGCAATGTTCTTAGTTACTTCCGAGGACAAAGTAAATGCAACACATATGGAGAAACCCATAACCCCAAACCCCAATCTTAAGTACTTCCAATCATAAACAGTTGATCAGCTTGTTTAATCTGTCATATGTACAGAGTACAGTTGAAtgaataattcaaaaaaaaaaaaaaaaaaaaaaatttattgttggATATTTTGGTGCCAGACATGATAAGGACATATGTATTATACATGTTATCTATTGATTGTTacaaaaaataacttttttggaTTGGTAAGATAATATATGCTGAAACCACAAGTTCACTCCCATCAAGAAGGGAGAGAAGGGAAAACATtgggttggttttttttttttttggggggttggGGGGGGGGAGCTATTTGAGCTAGAGTTCATTGGCATGCCcacaaaaaattgataaattgatACCACACCTAACCACCGATGAGTTTTAGCTCAAAGGGTACTTTTCTCCCTTTATAACAAGGTGGAAGATGAGGTCGCAGGTTGAAGTCCCACAGGGTGCGTGTATAACTtagcaataaaaagaaaaaaagaaatttgatacCACACCTGTACCCATGCACTATCAACATTAAATCCCTTCTAATATGAACTTCTGAACAAATTGGCTCCTTGTTTTATGTATTGTCGCTTAATCTATGGATTACACTAGTATTAACAGGAAAAATAAGAGGTTACTCTGTATCATTTCATTCCAAAGAGAATATCAGAATGTTTCATTGACCTAGATATCTGGGAAAAAGATGTTTTGACCAACTGTAAAACTGCTTAACAGAGCATATTATCATAGATTTGACTGTCGTTTTTTTTACTGGCACTGATAGAAATTTCATGATCATGGAAAGATATGGAACATGAAATTTAACCGCTTGGCGCTAGCATGaaggatgaagaaaaagataagcAAAGAGTTATAGAATCTCAATGGCTACTTCCTACTTACTTCCATCGCCTTTCCTGCTTCTCGTTCTATCCAAATAATTCCATGATCGGATGTTGCATTACAAGACAAAACAATATGTTCAAATCTCCCATCAACAGGAATGGCAGTTCTGACTTCTGGAGGAAACCTCCCGCATCTGCAACATACCGAGTGGTTAGGAACTCAGTCCTGGGACAAGAGCAACAGCATTTCCAGAAATATACTTCTATAGTCCTCTATGAAGGAAGATTTTACAATAGTTTAATAATAtgctttcaaaatatgaatttggTGCTAATTAACTAAACTCTATACATAAACAGGAAGGTTTTTCTTGACACAAAAGTCAAGGTTTTGAAACTAGTTGGGTAAGCTCAATGTCAGAATTGGATTTACA
This window of the Corylus avellana chromosome ca5, CavTom2PMs-1.0 genome carries:
- the LOC132180960 gene encoding THO complex subunit 4D-like isoform X1, which codes for MATALDMSLDDLIKNRGSRERGRGRGRARRGRGPGRASSGGRMPRAVRRGPLAVNARPSSYTIAKSIRRARSFPWQNDLFEESLRAAGISGIEIGTRLYVSNLDYGVTNEDIRELFSEIGELKRYAVHYDKNGRPTGSAEVVYTRRSDAFAALKRYNNVLLDGKPMRIEIVGANPGMPVSARVNVSGANGTRKRTVVMTPGAGPSGVFAAGQRGASRSRRGGMIGRGRARGRGGSGGGGGGGGGGGGGGGGGGRGRGGGGGRGRGQGRGREKNHPVEMSVDDLNLDLDNYHAEAKHP
- the LOC132180960 gene encoding THO complex subunit 4D-like isoform X2 — protein: MTGSFDREFVMDPPAMWGISSVQVHILVHGVFAKELPSLNFRTGALSLIIAPVYVQWSIRRARSFPWQNDLFEESLRAAGISGIEIGTRLYVSNLDYGVTNEDIRELFSEIGELKRYAVHYDKNGRPTGSAEVVYTRRSDAFAALKRYNNVLLDGKPMRIEIVGANPGMPVSARVNVSGANGTRKRTVVMTPGAGPSGVFAAGQRGASRSRRGGMIGRGRARGRGGSGGGGGGGGGGGGGGGGGGRGRGGGGGRGRGQGRGREKNHPVEMSVDDLNLDLDNYHAEAKHP